In Macaca thibetana thibetana isolate TM-01 chromosome 8, ASM2454274v1, whole genome shotgun sequence, one DNA window encodes the following:
- the LOC126961287 gene encoding 60S ribosomal protein L34-like, with product MVQRLTYQRRLSYNTASNKTRLSRTPGNRIVYLYTKKVGKAPKSACGVCPGRLRGVRAVRPKVLMRLSKTKKHVSRAYGGSMCAKCVRDRIKRAFLIEEQKIVVKVLKAQAQSQKAK from the coding sequence ATGGTCCAGCGTTTGACATACCAACGTAGGCTTTCCTACAATACAGCCTCTAACAAAACTAGGCTGTCCCGAACCCCTGGTAATAGAATTGTTTACCTTTATACCAAGAAGGTTGGGAAAGCACCAAAATCTGCATGTGGTGTGTGCCCAGGCAGACTTCGAGGAGTTCGTGCTGTAAGACCTAAAGTTCTTATGAGATTgtccaaaacaaagaaacatgtcAGCAGGGCCTATGGTGGTTCCATGTGTGCTAAATGTGTTCGTGACAGGATCAAGCGTGCTTTCCTTATCGAGGAGCAGAAAATTGTTGTGAAAGTGTTGAAGGCACAAGCACAGAGTCAGAAagctaaataa